The Osmerus mordax isolate fOsmMor3 chromosome 28, fOsmMor3.pri, whole genome shotgun sequence genome segment TAAATATGTATATATCACAAATCTGGCTGTCTTCAATCATATGATGAACCTCTCatttgatcatgtgtgtgtgtttcagtgtggatCACGTGACCCTACTGAAGGGAGTAATCGTTCTAGAAGAGTTCTGCAAAGAACTGGCAGCCATCGCCTTCGTTAAACTGCCCAGCGCCTCATACTGATCCTGGACAACTGGATACTCTTAACATGAAACAGTGATGTCACAGATACTTCACCCAGAACACTACGATGATAACGTGGACTCTTCAACagaacacacaacagcacatccAGAACAGTCATCTCGATGGATTGTCCAGCGCTTCTAGAACCTTCTAGAACACTCTACTTCTCAATAGTGTGGATCTGAGGGGACTCGGATAGACataatgtttcttttgaatatGAGAAACTTCTTCCATGTCTGCTTTGTGAAACATGAAGGTGTTTTGATGTAGCCTTCGTGATGACAGACGGGTTGGTTCTGGACAAGACTACTGTCTTTGGACGGTACTAGAAAGCTTTTTATTGCATCAGTTGCACAAGTACTCTCTATACAATTAAGAGGACTGAGTTCAACTACAAAGATTGTCGACTATGACTACTGGTACTTTTCAGGATAGAAGAGACTTTAAAAGACAACCTTGCACATCTCTATTTAAAGTTTATTGTGAAGTCATAGATGTTTTAATTATCTTTTTATTTTGACTTTAATCTTATGTTTTTCATAGTAACTATGCaaataatattttatttatCTTAACCTGAATAATCGCTCCACCTCGTTGCCTGAGAGCCCGTACATGCAGTAGACCAGTGTGAAGCCAGACTCAGAGAGAAGAtgtctgtgttcatgtgtaGTTCCTGTCCGTGTCTGTCCTTTGATGTGAGCTGGTCTGTGTTCCCCTCCTAAACTCAGACGGGGGCTGGAACAACCACTCACATTCGATCTTTAAAGCATGCTCCAGTTTTCCAGAGAGTTGTAGCTGTACATTTTCAACTCTCTCATCAAATACAATCATGTGAGTGTGACATCACAGAGACGTGTCAGTTGAGACACTATAAAACATCTACTTTGATTTGGGCTATTGTTTATTATTGGATTGTTACTGTTTTCTTGTCCGTGCATAGATAGTGGTGCATACATCATGACAATTAGCCATGAGGGACGGATTAGATTGCTTATAATACGTTTTGCACAGGTGTAATTTTTTTGTTCATATGTTTCAGTCTATTCAACCATTTAAATATATACAATCATTCCAAGTTAGTTAAAGAATATACGTTAAATACATATTAATAGTTAAAAAGTATGTTTAAACAGCTTATGTTTTATGTTTCCATAATCTCATAAAGATTCTTTGTAGTCTTTCCCAGTAGGCCCTACGTCAGTTTCAATCACAGACGCAGGATCACATGACCAGTTACCTGAAGCAGCCTTTTCTGTCAGTATGGACTTAAataacctttgacctctgaTACCTTTCCTCACTAACAAGCAACCTCTTTTCAGTCATGCACGGTCTTATACAGTATGGTCCTAGAGCCCATGCAGCCGTCAGAAGTCTGCGTCCGCAGGATCCTTTAAGAAGGAAACAGAACCCatattctctctgtcctccatcagTACAGACTGTGTACAGGCAGGAGCGACACGTCCTTCAACCTCTCTAGAATATTGTCCCTCAGAGGCTGTTTGTCCACCTTGTACCACTGGTAGCGGGGGCTCTCCACCAGGGGGGGCTGGTCAAGTGGCGGGCCATCGCTGTGCAGCAGGGAGGCCAGCAGGTTGAAGCAGAGCCCGTCTGTCGTCCCCGGGACCCGGCCGTTATGCTGCAGACTCAGCAGACCCCAGGTCTCAATGTCCATCTGGTAGTAGGAGGAGGGCATGGCCTCCTGGACAATCACGTTGGCCGCCCAGGTCACCGTGTGGGTCTTCAGGGCCACGGCCACGGGGAGGTGGGGCCCCCTGGTGCCCACTAGGCTCACCAGTAGCCAGAGCTCCTTGGCTGGACTGGTGAAGGCCAGCAGCAGCCTCTGGACCACCACGTGGCAGGGCAGGTCGATGGGAAGCACGGTGGGGTGCCAGGCCTTCTGCCGGTACTTCAGCCCGGCGTTGATGAGACGCATGATGTCCTGGCCccgcagggggaggggagactcctggtcccaccaccccgcctgGAGGGACTCCGCGTCTGCCTCCTTCAGGGTCTTCAGGGAGCCTCCTGGAACAGACATGGGAGAAACGTGAGGATTCGCTTTTCGTATTTGTTCATCTCAACATTTCAGTCTGAATTtcagaaatatcagttgaatATAATTCATTGGACAGGTGAACTCAGGTAATTCCTCAAAAATGGAGTCTTGAATGTTTATGTATTAGTTCAAGAGGTCAAACCTGTGATTTCTGCCAGGAAGGCAAATCTGATCCACTGGGGCCCCTGTTCCTGAACCAAGAGCAAGGTTATTGGCTGGCAGTCAAAGCCTGCCTCCTCCTTTACTTCCCTCTTCATGGCTTCCTCAATAgtctccccttcctccatccttccggCTGGCAGGTACCACTGCTTTAAGCAGTCTTGCTTTGCCTCCTGCACGACCAGGACCTCATTCTacatgtagagagaggggggaaagaatgagagagagttaAATGTACAGGGTGTCCTAAATGAGTAATAAAGAGATAGTAGATCGATAGTTCAGTTACAAATTCAGTTCAGCTACAAAACAATCTGTTCATTACAGGTTTTTTTCAAAGGCTTCCAAAGCTGCATTAAGCTGTAGTCTGTCAGAACTACAATTAAGTTGTCACTGAAGCTTGAGGCGTATAGTGTCAGGCAGGGCCGGTCCTTactataggcgacataggcagccgcctagtgACACTTAGCCTGGTGTCAGGTCAGTAAGCTATCTAATGACCTTAATAGGGGAATATATAGCCGGTTAAATTCAGATCTTGTCCTTACGAAGGGGTGAACACACGATTGCACCGAATGCAAAGTGTAGCTTAGCAACAGTACTACTACCCACCTTTGAGTTGAAGATAACTGCGCTGACTATGTATGTGACGGTCTTTCTCAGCACGACAGGTTTGACTTTATCCGGTGCTGAATCAAACTCGGTCACTTCCAGTCCTTCGCCGTTCAGAATTGTCTCCAGTTCTTCATCCACCGACATGTCAGCTACCGTCGCAACGGGACAATCCTTTCCCTGGACTTTGTGTAGAGACACCCACCCACTGAGTCAGACGAATATATATTGATATCTGTCAAATATACAAAAAGCAGAGCGAGAAGCTAACTAATAGCAGCTTAAGCTTACGACTAGTCAAACATAGCCTATCTTAACAACAACAGACGCGTTAGCTGAGCTACAGTAATATATTTACAGTACGGAACATCGACGTTACCGTTTGCACAGTAGCTCCACTTACCATTGTAATTATTCTCACTGCTCTCATAAGTACAAAAGTACGAATTAAAGTACGAACCTTCAAAGAAGGGACATCTATTTCACGGCTTGTTTGACaattcacttttactgtaggtTACTGCTTCTTGTTGACAGATCATGACAGAGCCTCCTGCTGTTCGGTTACGGTGAGTCTCCAGCCAACCAATCACTAGCAACTGGTCAGTCATTGGCTTACTGTACTAGAGCTCACAATACAacatagctttttttttttccttttaatATATTTAACTTTCTTAAGGATGTGCAGGGTAATTCAGACTGCATGTCATTTCACATCGTATTCAAGTTTATACTTGAATAGTAATAATTATATAATTTCATACTTTCTGGGGAATACATTTTGAGACTGGAAATCCAAAACTGGTAAAATTTCTTAGAAAAATACTCACCATCACATTTTGTATTAAGAGGAAACGTAAATAAAACTGTATCAGGAAGTAATTAGAATATAAGTCGTATGTTGGTGTCACGAGGACGCAGAAAGGGGGATAGCTACGTACCAGATGGACATTAAGCGCATGCGCTGTATTATTCATTCTAGTCGGGTTCACGCTGGACTGTGCGACTCGTTTGAACCTAAACGGTGCTCGGTTCAAAAAAGATTAGTGATTCAGCATTAATgtttattataaatacatttagcAT includes the following:
- the nudt18 gene encoding 8-oxo-dGDP phosphatase NUDT18 — encoded protein: MSVDEELETILNGEGLEVTEFDSAPDKVKPVVLRKTVTYIVSAVIFNSKNEVLVVQEAKQDCLKQWYLPAGRMEEGETIEEAMKREVKEEAGFDCQPITLLLVQEQGPQWIRFAFLAEITGGSLKTLKEADAESLQAGWWDQESPLPLRGQDIMRLINAGLKYRQKAWHPTVLPIDLPCHVVVQRLLLAFTSPAKELWLLVSLVGTRGPHLPVAVALKTHTVTWAANVIVQEAMPSSYYQMDIETWGLLSLQHNGRVPGTTDGLCFNLLASLLHSDGPPLDQPPLVESPRYQWYKVDKQPLRDNILERLKDVSLLPVHSLY